CGACCGGGAATTTCTGGGAGATGATGATTGGGATGATTTTTTAAAAGATCCAAGCCACTTTGTTTTGACCAGAGTACTTCCAAAAAAATACAAAGCCTTTGAAGGGCTGGAGAATCTGAATCTTTACGGTCTTTGCAATCAGTCGATTTATGGACTGGCGCCTTTGGCCGCTCCACCAATCAGGGAAGCACTGAACAATATGATAAAAGCAAGTGATCTTGTGATAAAAAATCTCTCCGAAAACATGCAGGTGAATGCCATGATGCTTGAAATGGGATACCCTGTCTGGGGCAGTGCTACGACAATGTGCCCCTTTGACGATTTTGCAGATAACATCAGGGGACTCATTACTTCCTGTATGGATATCAAGACAGATCCAGAACTGATTGATGAGGCAGTTAACAGATGGGCGGATATACTCATTCCCTCAGCAATCCAAAATGCCAAAATGCAGCATGCGCAATATCTGTTTATTCCGCTTCACTGTGGCATTGACAGCTTTATGTCAGTAGAAGACTATAATAATCACTATTGGCCAACACTTAAGAGATTAATCTGTGCTGCTGTAGATGCTGGCATTACTCCAATGTGCATGTGTGAAGGAAAATATTATACACGGCTTGAGACGCTTACAGATGTGCCAAAGGGAAAAGTTGTTTATATGTTTGAAGATACGGATTTTAAGGAGGCGAAGAGAATTCTTGGAGATGTTGCCTGTATCGGAGGCGGGATGCCCACACAGAAATTGATGCAGGGCACAGTCGAGGATGTCGTAGAAACAACGAAACGCATGTTAGACATCTGTGCACCGGGTGGTGGCTACATTGCAACGAATTCACTGGCGCTGGATTCGCTGGATCTAAAACTGATGGAAGCGTGGAAAGATACCATATGGAAA
The window above is part of the Novisyntrophococcus fermenticellae genome. Proteins encoded here:
- a CDS encoding uroporphyrinogen decarboxylase/cobalamine-independent methonine synthase family protein, producing the protein MLQNNQKLQPIDVRNQRVQAAVNLTEGDRVPFIPTVNNMYALEYGVTIYDAMKDATNLMKPMKKYLSQFDPDLVYSPCFFPVDAMEAAEYTSAKWPGNYYNLPSNTPYQYIDREFLGDDDWDDFLKDPSHFVLTRVLPKKYKAFEGLENLNLYGLCNQSIYGLAPLAAPPIREALNNMIKASDLVIKNLSENMQVNAMMLEMGYPVWGSATTMCPFDDFADNIRGLITSCMDIKTDPELIDEAVNRWADILIPSAIQNAKMQHAQYLFIPLHCGIDSFMSVEDYNNHYWPTLKRLICAAVDAGITPMCMCEGKYYTRLETLTDVPKGKVVYMFEDTDFKEAKRILGDVACIGGGMPTQKLMQGTVEDVVETTKRMLDICAPGGGYIATNSLALDSLDLKLMEAWKDTIWKYGMF